AACTTTGAATAAAAATGGTAGTGTTATTAATGAAGTAAAAGTTTAATTAAAAGTGTAAAGTAAGATTAATAGCCCCGCCAGAGATATCGGTATTTAGGCCAAAACGGCTTCCCCCAGCAGTTCTTGAAACTGTTCTTATCACTGTGCTTTCAACACTATCCCATTCTTGAAAAGCATTTTGTCCATCTCCTGTAAAATCATACATCATTCCCCATCCATATTCCATTCCTAAGGATAATTTAGGTATAATAAAATATTCAGCACCAATAAAACCTCTTGCGCCAACACCAAATGAATTACCTGTTCTGCCAGAAATAATTCTTGAGCTTGTTAAAGCGGATATACCTGTGTTAAAATCAATTGTAGATGTTGGTGTTGTATTATCAGCAGAGAAAGTATTTCCGTAAGTATAATTAGTCCTGGTTCCGCCACTGAACATAAAAAGGATTTCTGCTCCATAAAAACCTTGTAACCTTGTTTTACCTTTCCTTTTTTCAATTCCTCCCCCAATAAATACCATATTATTATTAGCTTTTCTTGAATCCCTTACAGTTTCATTAGGATCAATTGGGGCAACCTGTCCATCACGAACAACAAAATTATTGGTGGTTATAGTATTAATATTTATTGTTGCTTTGGCTCTTAATGCTGTTTTTTCAGTTTGAAAATATTTTACCGCAATGGAAAATGGATAAGCAGAAATTGGCTGGGCAGAAACAGTGTTTTTACCTGCACTGCTAAAAAAATTACCTGTATATTCTAAAAAAGGCACTGCATTTACTTGTATTGCCCAGTCACCTGTTTCGGGAAGTATAGCTTCTCCTTTTTTTGAAACAAGTTCCTGTGCACCTAGCAATGAGCTTGTGAATAAAAGCGAAATCAAAACAAAATTAGTTTTCATAATATAAATTGAGTTTGTGGTTTACTATTGACTTTTCCATTCTTTATCTTTTAACAATGGAACAAATTGAAAATATCCATGTTCATTAATTTCTGTTTCACCCTCATTTTTTTTGATTAAACTCGTCATTACCTGTACGCTTGTTGCGCCAACAGGAATTACCATTATTCCATCTACTTTTAATTGTTCAATCAAAGCTTCAGGAATGTGCGGTGCTCCTGCAGTTACAAGAATTTTATCAAAGGGTGCATACGCTGGTAATCCCTTATACCCATCTCCATAAAAGAATTTTGGATTATAACCTATTTCCGGCAGCAATATTTTTGTTTTTTCAAACAGTGTCTTTTGTCTTTCAATGGTATAAACTTTTGCCCCCAATTCAAGTAAAATGCATGTTTGATATCCTGATCCTGTTCCAATTTCAAGAACTTTATCTCCTTTTTTAATTTTTAAAAGCTGAGTTTGGAAAGCAACAGTATAGGGTTGTGAAATTGTTTGCCCCGAACCTATTGGAAATGCTTTGTCTTCATAGGCATGCTCAAGAAAAACATTTTCCATAAATACATGCCTTGGAACTTTTCCAATTGCTTTTAACACTTCCTCATCCTCTATCCCCTTTGCTTTTAAACTATCAACAAGCTTTTTCCTTAATCCTTTATGCTTATAAGTATCTTCCATTTTATAATCTTTTAAAGTTACCCTTTAAAGTTACAAAATAACAATAAACAATTTTTAATTTCATAAAATGCTCTATTTTGTTTTAAACAGTTATTGGTTATAATTAATTTAGAAATAGATTGTGAAACTGTATAAAAAAAATTTTCTTTGTCCAATAAATCATTAGAGATGCTAAAAATAGGAATAATAGGGGCAGGTCATCTGGGAAAAATACATATTAAATGTATCAGGGAAATTTCTGGTTATGAATTAATAGGTTTTTATGATTCTAATGAACCCTATGCAAAAGAGCTTTCTAAAGAACTTAATCTTAAATTATATCCCTCTATTGATGAATTAATAAAGGATTCAGATGTCATTGATATTGTAACCCCAACAGTATCTCACTTTGAAATTGCGGTAAAAGCATTAAAAAATTTCAAGCATGTTTTTATTGAAAAGCCTTTAACTCAAACGGTTGAAGAAGCAAAAATTCTTATGGAATTAAAAAGTGAGGCAAACGTTAAAGTTCAGGTGGGGCATGTTGAAAGATTTAATCCTGCATTTAGGGCCGCATTGCCCTTTTTTGATCAACCCATGTTTATTGAATCACATCGGTTATCTCAGTTCAATCCTAGGGGAACTGATGTTTCAGTGGTATTGGATCTTATGATTCATGATTTGGATATTATTTTAAGCGTTGTAAAATCAAGTATAAAAAGAATAAGTGCCAGTGGGGTGGCTGTTGTAAGTGATTCTCCGGATATTGCAAATGCCAGAATTGAATTTGACAATGGATGTGTTGCTAATCTTACTGCAAGTCGAATTTCAATGAAAAGCATGAGGAAATCAAGGTTTTTTCAGCGTGATGCATATATTTCAGTAGATTTTCTTGCAAAGGAATCAAATATAGTTAGACTAAAAAATGTGGTTGGAGAACCTGACCCCCTTGGATTAATTATTGATTTAGGAGAAAACAAGGGATCAAAACAAATTTTTATTGAATCACCTGAAATAAAAAACATAAATGCCATTAAAGAAGAGTTGTCCAGCTTTTATAATGCAATTATTCATAATCTCACGCCAGAGGTTCCTATTGATGATGGTTTTGCAGCACTTGATGCAGCTCATAAAATTATCGACAAGCTTAAAATAAATTCGGGAAAAATGCATGCTTAGTAGCATTGGTGGCTTTTATTAACCTTGCTAATGAATATTTTTACCCATTTTTAAAATAAGTTTTTCATTACTCCGTTAAATGATACTTTCTTTTTCTGATTATAAATGAATCGATTTACAATTGTTTTTTTTACAGTTATTGTTTGCTTGCTGTATTGTTCTTGTAATATCATTAATCCTTCAGAAGAAATTCCCTCCTATATTAAAATAGATACAATTACTTTCGAAAATGACCCAGGGCAAAGCATTAGTTATCAAAAAATTACTGATGCATGGGTTTATGTTGATGATCAATTAGTAGGAACGTATGAACTTCCGGTTACTTTTCCAGTACTTGCAAAAGGAAACAGGCAAATTCTAATAAGACCTGGAATAATAATAAACGGAATTGGGGCAACCAGAGGTATTTATCCATTTTTTGAAAGTTATGGAAAATCTGTTGATCTTAATCCAAATGAAACTAGCGTAATTTCTCCAACAGTTAAATATCACTCTTCTTATACCTTACCCTGGTCCGCTAATTTTGAAACCGAGATTAAAATTGAAAGATTACCAGGAAGTTTATCAGATATAAAAAGAGTTACTGACCCTGCTATATTAGGACCTTTTAATGGTATTGCATGTGGAGCTATCCTTTTAGATGCTGATTCAAATAGATTTGCTGGTGCCTCCTTAACAGATTTTCCACTTTCCCTACCAAGAACTTCCCAACCAATTTTCCTTGAATTAAGTTATAAGTCCAACAATCTATTTTCTGTTGGAATTATTGCCAGGAATCCAGAGGGTGATCAGGGACAAACTATTCTAAATATAAATCCTTCATCCGGTTGGAATAAAATTTATGTTAATTTAACAGAAACTGTTAATCTAAATATAAATGCTGCAGGGTATTATTTCTTTATTCATGCCCAAAAATCCGATGATGTTTCACAAGCAGAGATTTATATTGACGATTTGAAAATATTATATTAATTCATGAATAAAAAAGCACAGTTATTCATACTTATACTAGTAGATTACCTTTCGGCTGCTCTTGCTTGGAGTTTTTTCTTTGTATTTAGAAAATTGTATATTGAGGCTAAAATTCATGGCTTACCCGTTCCTGTTGAATTTGACGATAATTATTACATAGGCCTTGCTCTAATTCCTTTATTCTGGCTTCTTTTATATTTACTAAATGGAGTATACAAAGATATTTTCAGACGATCAAGACTAAAAGAATTAGGCCAAACATTGCTTCTTTCTGTTATTGGTGTGCTTATTATTTTCTTTTTACTCATTTTAGATGATGAAATAGCATCCTATAAATCGTATTATCAATCATTTGCTGCTTTATTCTTGCTTCACTTTGGCATTACAGCTTTAGGAAGATTAATTATATCTACATCAATTGTAAATAAGGTTCACAATCGAAAAATTGGTTTTAATACTATTATTATAGGAAGCAATGAGAAGGCCTTGAGTCTTTACAATGAGTCTTTGGCCCAGGTAAAATCTTCTGGTAACAGATTTATTGGATTTGTTCATGTTGAAAATAACATTAGTTTAATGGAGCCATTTTTACCTCATTTAGGTTCTTTTACAGCCTTAAAATCACTTTTAGTTCGGTACAATGTCGAAGAAGTTATTATTGCCATAGAATCGTCTGAACATGATAAGTTGAATAAAATATTAAATGAATTAAGTAACACAGGAGTAGTAATAAAAATAATTGCAGATTTATATGATATTCTTTCGGGTTCAGTTAAAATGAGTTCGATTTTTGACACCCCACTCATTGAGGTTAGCAGGCAAATTATACCTGAATGGCAATTAAATGCCAAACGACTTCTTGATGTTTCCGTTTCCTTTTTTATTTTCATTTTCTTTTTACCTGTTTTTCTTTTATTGGCACTTTTGGTGAAATTGTCTTCCAAAGGACCTGTAATATATAAGCAGGAAAGGGTTGGCAAACACGGGAAGCCTTTTAAAATATATAAGTTTCGTTCCATGTTTACCAATGCTGAGAATAATGGACCTGCACTTTCAAGTGACAATGATTCCCGTATAACACCTTTAGGTAAAACATTAAGAAAATACCGGCTTGACGAACTTCCCAACTTTTATAATGTACTCATTGGTGATATGTCTCTTGTAGGTCCACGACCTGAAAGACAACATTATATTTCACTTATAATGGAGCAAGCCTCACATTATGCCCATTTACAAAAAGTAAAACCTGGGGTAACTTCTTGGGGACAGGTTAAATACGGTTATGCCTCTAATGTAGATGAAATGATCAAAAGGCTTAAATACGACTTGCTATACATTGAAAACATGTCACTGTATGTTGATTTGAAAATACTGATCTACACAGTGATGATTGTTTTAAAGGGAAGAGGGAAGTAGTTTCATTAAATTATTCTCTGATTCAATTTTTAAATCATTTAATTTTCGCTCTGGGGTGGAATTGTATAATTGCATCCCTTAAATATTCACGATCTAAATGAGTATAGATTTCAGTTGTAGTAATTGAAGCATGTCCAAGCATTTCCTGTATTGCTCTTAAATCAGCACCTCCTTCAATTAAATGCGTTGCAAAAGAATGCCTGAAAGTATGTGGACTTACAATTTTTTTCACCCCTGCTTTTTGAGCAAGGAGTTTTATAATTGTAAAAACCATAACCCGGGAAAGGCTTTTTCCATGTTTATTTAAAAATACAAAATTTTCAAATCCTTTTTGAACATTGATTTTTTTTCTGGAATTATTAGCATAAATATCCAAATATTTCAGGGCATAGCTTCCAATGGGGATAATTCGCTGTTTATTCCCTTTTCCTGTGGCTTTTATAAATCCTTCGTTTTTAATTAAGTCGGTTATTTTCAAATCGGTAAGTTCAGAAACCCTTAGGCCACAACTATAAAGTGTTTCAAGCATTGCTTTGTTTCTTTCACCCTCAGGTTTGCTTAGATCTATTGCCTCAATAATTTTTTCAATTTCTGTTGGAGAAAGCACTTCAGGTAATTTCCTTTTTAATTTAGGTGCTGATATAAGTGCGGTAATATCATTATCTGTTAAATTTTCCATTACAAGATATTTATAAAATGCCTTTATTCCTGATATCACCCTTGCCTGGGTTGTGGCAGAAACCTCCAATTCATTCAACCACGCAATAAATTCGTTAAAATGTTTTAATTCAAGTTGCAGTGCATTGTATGTATACTTCTTGTATTCCAGGAACTGCATAAGCTTTTCCATATCCCTTTGGTAAGCTTCTATGGAGTTATCAGCAAGGGATTTTTCAAGTCGTAAATAGGCAATAAATCCTTTTATGAGCGATGACCAATGCATTAATCTTTATATTCGTAAAATATTTGTTGTAAAAATAACAAGTTAAAAGCACATAAAAATAAAATGAAGATTATAATCATTAACGGACCGAATTTAAATTTAACAGGTAGCAGGGAAACCGAAATATATGGAAATACCGGGTTTGAACCTTTTATGAACGAATTAAAAAAGTCATTTAAGGATGTTGAGTTTCATTATTTTCAAAGCAATATTGAAGGGGAAATTATAGATAAGCTACAGGAAACGGGTTTTTCCTTTCATGGGATAATTTTAAATGCAGGTGGTTACAGCCATACTTCTGTAGCAATAGCTGATGCCATTGTAGCAATAAAAACTACAGTAATAGAAGTTCATTTATCCAACATTTATTCAAGAGAAACATTTAGACATGTTTCATTAACAGCAAAAAACTGCAAAGGCCTTATTTCAGGGTTCGGTATGGATTCCTACAAATTGGCTGTTAATTATTTAACCAATTTAATGTAGGGTAATTAATTAAAAAGAATAAGTGAATCCACCCATTAAGTTGAATCTCTGCAAAGGATAATTATACCAGCGGTTGTATTTTGCTGCGCCTATGTTATTGAAGTTCACGAAAGCAGATAGCTGCTTTGTATAACGGTATTCAACACCAAGATTTATATCAGCAAAGCCTTTTAGTTTTTCAGGATATTTCCCCGGAATAACTTCTAAATTGTCTGAAACTTCGTACCGTCTTGTCCCATACCTGGTATTCAAATAAAAGGCATCCGCTTTAACAATGATTTTATCACGCAGGCTGTACAACGTTGTTAAGGTGATTTCAGCATCAGGACGATGCCATGGATGTAATTCATTCGTCATTTGATAACGGTACCAATCTCCTTTAAGTAGGATTTTTAGCTTTTCGGTTTTTTGATAAGCCAATTCTCCGGTAATATTCAATAGTTTTACATCATCATAAACCACAGAGAAACGCTCAGGGAAATAAACATTGTAATCATTAATGAAAAAAGCCATATTGTGTACATCACTATAGGAAACACCTGCATTGAAAGTAATTGTAGAACTTAAACTTCCCCTTAAACCCCCAAATATATTGTAACGGGTATTTGTGTTTTTTAAAGGAGTGTATGCGGTCATAAAAGGGTTTATGCTGGTTAATGAGCGATAACTATTCCTCTCCAGCTTTCCGTTAATACCTCCGTAAGGTATAATAATGTTTTCGATAAGGTTGAAATTAAAATCCACATCAGGATAAAAATGAAAACTTCCTATTTGATCCGTTCCAACTCCTGCAAATAAACCAGCCCCCACCTTTACACGCCATTTTTTTCCCGATGAAACTATATTGGGCCCCAAATTTATAATGGCATTATCGGTGGTGTCTGTAGGAAGTGTATTGTGATAGTAGTCAGTTCCTATATTAAGTCCTATGAGTTCCCTTCCATGGTATTTGCCAAGCTTGACATCAAGTCTTACATTGTTTTCAATGGCTGTATCATATAAATCAGCAAAATTATTATACCTTAATTTTACATTGTGGTGCAATTTTGTGGAATCTTTGTAGGTGCTTTGAGCCTCAGTACCAATAGAAAATAAGTTGAATCTTTGACGAATTAAATCTTTAGTTATTTCCTTTCCTGGAAAATCATATATTGGAGAGTACGGAATACCATTGGGTATAGCATAATAATGCAGAACGTTCCTGTTGTAATTAAAATCTCCTGAAATAGTATGAGTTGGTTTAAAATAGCTTCCTGCCAATCCTGTTCCAGTATTACTAAAACCACTGTAATATGCATTTGAAATAGAACCAGTAGAAGAGATATGTTTCAAAAAAGCCAGGTAAGAAAATTCCTTTGAACGCAATGAATTAAAATAAATCTCACCAAGGGGGGTGAAATAATTTCCAAAACCTCCCTTAATATGTGTCCTGTATAAATTTGAAAGTGGCTCTCCTTTCATTTTTGCTGCAGGAATGGGATCAACCTCAAAACTTGTGTTTACTTTTTTATTCAATAATTTATAATCAGGAATAGGTAACCTGGCTGTAGTATCGTTGATAACAGGGTTTTTGCCAATTTTAAAAGCATCAGAAATTACAGGATTAAAATCACCTAAAATTTCAACCTGTTCATTTCCCAAATCTTTGTCCTTAACCTGGGCAAAAGATCCTGTTACAAAAACAATTGCTGAAAACAATAAAAAAAACTTTGGCATAATGCTGTTTGAATATTTAATCATTATTCATTTCCTCCTCATTGTTTTCATCCTTAAACAAACGATCGCTTTTAGGGTTATTCTCATTCATTTTTATTTCTAAAGGCTCAGGAGATTTTTTTTGGGGTTCAGGCTTTTCTGCATCAATAATAGATTTTAATTTCTCCCGCGCCAGTGTTTTTAAATCATCCCCTTCATAGTTGTCAATTATACTCTGTAAGGTATGTTTTGCCTGGAAAGCATCATTCTGGGCTAAATAATTATCAGAAAGAAGGATAAATGCTTTAGCAACCCAATAATCAAAGGCTGAAAATTTATCCGCAAGAGCAAATATTTCTTTTTCGGATTCACTGTATTTTTGTTGCAGGTACCTAACATAAGCCATATTGTATTTCGATTCGGCTCCTAATTCATTGGATGGTGCATTTTCTGCTACCATTTTAAATTTCTCATAGGCCTTGTCAAATGCATTTTGTTCAAGAGATGCCTTAGCTTGAATTAAATTTGCCTCATTGATTACTTTCTGAGAAATATTTTCCATTACCATCACCTTATCAGCGTATTCCTTTGCTGTTTGAAGATCCTTCAAAATAAAATTTGTCCGCATTAATCCAATGCGTGCATCCATCAAAAGAGCGGAATGTTCAGATTGTTTCTCAAGCTTTTCATAAGCTAATTTTGCCTGGATGTAATTCTTTTGTTCAAAATAAATATGAGCTGTTTTTGCCAGAGATTTTTCAGTAAATATGTTCCTTGGCTGAGCTACCACAAATAAATATCCTTTAATAGCCATTTCATATTGCTTTGCTTTAAAATGACATTCAGATAAGTAGAAATTAACCTGAAGTACAAATACACCCTCAGGAAATTTTTGCAGATAGTTGTTAAAATTAATAATTGCTTCCTGGCAGTCTCCTTTTAAATATAGACCTTCGGCAGATTCATAAAAAGTTGAATCCAAAGAAGTGCGGGTAACATTTGCAAAAGGTAGTTTTTCAACAAAACTGGAATATTCCTCCGCTTTTCCCTGGGCTATCGAAATGTTTTTAAAACCCAACAAGGCCTGATGAGATTCAGGTGTACCAGGATAATCATTAATTACTTTCTTATAAATTGTAGCTGATTTTTCATCCTCTTTTTGAT
This is a stretch of genomic DNA from Bacteroidota bacterium. It encodes these proteins:
- a CDS encoding protein-L-isoaspartate(D-aspartate) O-methyltransferase, whose translation is MEDTYKHKGLRKKLVDSLKAKGIEDEEVLKAIGKVPRHVFMENVFLEHAYEDKAFPIGSGQTISQPYTVAFQTQLLKIKKGDKVLEIGTGSGYQTCILLELGAKVYTIERQKTLFEKTKILLPEIGYNPKFFYGDGYKGLPAYAPFDKILVTAGAPHIPEALIEQLKVDGIMVIPVGATSVQVMTSLIKKNEGETEINEHGYFQFVPLLKDKEWKSQ
- a CDS encoding Gfo/Idh/MocA family oxidoreductase; this translates as MLKIGIIGAGHLGKIHIKCIREISGYELIGFYDSNEPYAKELSKELNLKLYPSIDELIKDSDVIDIVTPTVSHFEIAVKALKNFKHVFIEKPLTQTVEEAKILMELKSEANVKVQVGHVERFNPAFRAALPFFDQPMFIESHRLSQFNPRGTDVSVVLDLMIHDLDIILSVVKSSIKRISASGVAVVSDSPDIANARIEFDNGCVANLTASRISMKSMRKSRFFQRDAYISVDFLAKESNIVRLKNVVGEPDPLGLIIDLGENKGSKQIFIESPEIKNINAIKEELSSFYNAIIHNLTPEVPIDDGFAALDAAHKIIDKLKINSGKMHA
- a CDS encoding sugar transferase; protein product: MNKKAQLFILILVDYLSAALAWSFFFVFRKLYIEAKIHGLPVPVEFDDNYYIGLALIPLFWLLLYLLNGVYKDIFRRSRLKELGQTLLLSVIGVLIIFFLLILDDEIASYKSYYQSFAALFLLHFGITALGRLIISTSIVNKVHNRKIGFNTIIIGSNEKALSLYNESLAQVKSSGNRFIGFVHVENNISLMEPFLPHLGSFTALKSLLVRYNVEEVIIAIESSEHDKLNKILNELSNTGVVIKIIADLYDILSGSVKMSSIFDTPLIEVSRQIIPEWQLNAKRLLDVSVSFFIFIFFLPVFLLLALLVKLSSKGPVIYKQERVGKHGKPFKIYKFRSMFTNAENNGPALSSDNDSRITPLGKTLRKYRLDELPNFYNVLIGDMSLVGPRPERQHYISLIMEQASHYAHLQKVKPGVTSWGQVKYGYASNVDEMIKRLKYDLLYIENMSLYVDLKILIYTVMIVLKGRGK
- the xerD gene encoding site-specific tyrosine recombinase XerD, translating into MHWSSLIKGFIAYLRLEKSLADNSIEAYQRDMEKLMQFLEYKKYTYNALQLELKHFNEFIAWLNELEVSATTQARVISGIKAFYKYLVMENLTDNDITALISAPKLKRKLPEVLSPTEIEKIIEAIDLSKPEGERNKAMLETLYSCGLRVSELTDLKITDLIKNEGFIKATGKGNKQRIIPIGSYALKYLDIYANNSRKKINVQKGFENFVFLNKHGKSLSRVMVFTIIKLLAQKAGVKKIVSPHTFRHSFATHLIEGGADLRAIQEMLGHASITTTEIYTHLDREYLRDAIIQFHPRAKIK
- a CDS encoding 3-dehydroquinate dehydratase yields the protein MKIIIINGPNLNLTGSRETEIYGNTGFEPFMNELKKSFKDVEFHYFQSNIEGEIIDKLQETGFSFHGIILNAGGYSHTSVAIADAIVAIKTTVIEVHLSNIYSRETFRHVSLTAKNCKGLISGFGMDSYKLAVNYLTNLM
- a CDS encoding TonB-dependent receptor translates to MPKFFLLFSAIVFVTGSFAQVKDKDLGNEQVEILGDFNPVISDAFKIGKNPVINDTTARLPIPDYKLLNKKVNTSFEVDPIPAAKMKGEPLSNLYRTHIKGGFGNYFTPLGEIYFNSLRSKEFSYLAFLKHISSTGSISNAYYSGFSNTGTGLAGSYFKPTHTISGDFNYNRNVLHYYAIPNGIPYSPIYDFPGKEITKDLIRQRFNLFSIGTEAQSTYKDSTKLHHNVKLRYNNFADLYDTAIENNVRLDVKLGKYHGRELIGLNIGTDYYHNTLPTDTTDNAIINLGPNIVSSGKKWRVKVGAGLFAGVGTDQIGSFHFYPDVDFNFNLIENIIIPYGGINGKLERNSYRSLTSINPFMTAYTPLKNTNTRYNIFGGLRGSLSSTITFNAGVSYSDVHNMAFFINDYNVYFPERFSVVYDDVKLLNITGELAYQKTEKLKILLKGDWYRYQMTNELHPWHRPDAEITLTTLYSLRDKIIVKADAFYLNTRYGTRRYEVSDNLEVIPGKYPEKLKGFADINLGVEYRYTKQLSAFVNFNNIGAAKYNRWYNYPLQRFNLMGGFTYSF